In Tumebacillus amylolyticus, the genomic stretch CATGTCCTTTTTTCTAAATTTTACAACTTATCGGAAGTCTCTTGCACACGGACAATTCCTCGTGCTACACTAAACCTACAAATCTTGGAAGGCCGTCTAGGGATCCGACGAGGCATGACTCGTGCTTCGGTTCGAACCAAGCGACGCAAGCGCACAAGCTGTGCGCCACACCGTAGGGATTAAAAGACCTCGGAAAGTTCCAATGCTGGGACTTTGCGTGGTCTTTTTTCTATGGCCAACATTGTCCACCATACACGTACAACAAGTGAAGGGTGGAATACAAAATGGGATTTCGTTCTCTGCATCGCAACTTGAAAATTCGGATGGTCGACTCGTTTCTGTCGATGATCCTCGGCAACATGCTGTTTCCGTTCATGACGATCTACTTCGCGCAGCAGTTCGGGGGCAAGACCGCCGGCGTGCTGCTCATGCTCAACGTCGCGCTCGGGGTTGTCGCAAATTTCTGCGGCGGGTACCTTGCGGATCGGTATGGCCGCCGGACCCTCATGCTGGTTGGCGAAAGCATTCGCTTCACGGCGTTTCTCGGGATGATGGTCGCCAACTCGCCTTGGTTCACCTCGCCTCTACTCACGTTCGTGACGTTCACAATCACCGGCCTTTGTTGGGGCTTGTCGGGGCCGGCGATGGACGCGATGATGGTCGACGTCTCCACACCTGAGAACCGCAAGCTCGTCTACTCCGTTCAGTATTGGAGCGTGAATTTCTCGCTGATGATCGGCGGGGTGGTGGGCGGGTTCTTTTTCCAAAGCTACAGATTCGAGTTGTTCGTCGCCGTCTGTGCGGCGCAGATGATTTCGCTGCTGCTCTTAGTGTTCTTTATTGAAGAAACGCATCGCGGCACACACGCGCAAACGCAACAAAAACAAAAGCAAGGCGCCGTCCGCGAGATGCTTGGCAACTACAAGTTGGTTTTTGCAGACCGTCGCTTCATGGTCTACGTGCTCGCGTCTCTGCTGATGATGTCGGTCGAGTTCATGAACAACTCCTACACGGGGGTCCGCCTCGCCGACGAGTTCGGCACGCAACATCTGCTCGGACTGCCGATTGACGGGGTGAAAATGTTCGGGATGCTCGGCTCGGAGAACTCGCTGTTCGTCGTCCTGCTCACGGCATTCGTCTCCGTCTGGATCAAAAAACGCCGTGAACAGCCCCTGCTGATCCTCGGCGTCCTGCTCTACGCAGTCGGATACGCGATGCAAGCGTGGAGCAACCAACCGCTGCTTCTGTTCCTCTGTATGGGGGTCGCCGTCTGCGGGGAACTGATCTGGGTGCCGATCAAACAATCCCTGATGGCAGACCTCGCGCCGGAGGAAAACCGCAGTGCGTACATGGCGGTCAACGGCCTCGTCTTTCGCGGGGCGAGCATCCTCGGGTCGCTGGCGGTGACGATTGGCGCATTTCTCCCGTCTTGGACGATGGCGATTTTGTTCCTGCTCAGCGGCCTTGCCGCGCTCAACCT encodes the following:
- a CDS encoding MDR family MFS transporter — its product is MGFRSLHRNLKIRMVDSFLSMILGNMLFPFMTIYFAQQFGGKTAGVLLMLNVALGVVANFCGGYLADRYGRRTLMLVGESIRFTAFLGMMVANSPWFTSPLLTFVTFTITGLCWGLSGPAMDAMMVDVSTPENRKLVYSVQYWSVNFSLMIGGVVGGFFFQSYRFELFVAVCAAQMISLLLLVFFIEETHRGTHAQTQQKQKQGAVREMLGNYKLVFADRRFMVYVLASLLMMSVEFMNNSYTGVRLADEFGTQHLLGLPIDGVKMFGMLGSENSLFVVLLTAFVSVWIKKRREQPLLILGVLLYAVGYAMQAWSNQPLLLFLCMGVAVCGELIWVPIKQSLMADLAPEENRSAYMAVNGLVFRGASILGSLAVTIGAFLPSWTMAILFLLSGLAALNLLLRVLNNRTATRRVQSPITTQSQTKEGIA